A stretch of the Notamacropus eugenii isolate mMacEug1 chromosome 2, mMacEug1.pri_v2, whole genome shotgun sequence genome encodes the following:
- the LOC140524287 gene encoding butyrophilin subfamily 1 member A1-like isoform X2, protein MNENSEGLSDWSKVPLGATGKAGIPKVELHKMISLSPREVALILLFQLPWLLSDFFHLRKYFCDTFGQRGTFICLKYGSSVSSGSKGEFTVLGPQEPITALVGGETTFHCRLCPQKDAADMEVVWFHEKHSGLIHHYKDKQNQVKHQLPEYKERTKFLRENISSGNVALRLSNIHPSDEGKYLCRFRSSIYSHEAEFQVLVAGTGSAPHIQTNFEGSKRLWLTCTSAGWYPKPQAQWKNIYGMPLLPASKIIKQQDNGLFSVEMSIMLQATLKENISCFIWNPLLKQGKEAQVFWADAPETSSGIIIPFFWVFVVAVFLFFTNYKDILTKIRGYPSQARRLLERAEWNGTSLLRTQEQASTGDMQKEQGEIASVSLLSHHEEIQQGDQKEVELKRADLRIARKHRVDITLDADTAHPYLLPRKDGKSVFACSQKLKKPRCAKRFETLLCVLGNEKFTSGQFYWEVQVENKMKWTLGLCKDSVCRKGEVQITPEAGFWTISLKKGNEYWALSDCRTRLQLVVAPKTVGIFLDYEGGWISFYNVTDDTHIYTFQDTFNEALRPCICPGPLSLWENIVPITIPSQRQESIKPAKLPKTTGEPGNCFE, encoded by the exons atgaatgaaaattcagaagggttaagtgattggtCCAAAGTCCCACTGGGAGCAACTGGAAAAGCTGGAATTCCCAAAGTGGAACTGCACAagatgatttctctctctcctaggGAAGTGGCCCTTATTCTCCTGTTCCAGCTCCCCTGGCTTCTCTCAG ATTTTTTCCACCTCAGAAAGTACTTCTGTGACACTTTTGGTCAACGTGGGACTTTTATCTGCTTGAAATATGGAAGTAGCGTTTCTTCTGGATCAAAAG GAGAGTTCACTGTTTTGGGACCACAAGAGCCAATCACAGCCCTGGTGGGTGGAGAGACTACATTCCACTGCCGCCTCTGTCCCCAGAAGGATGCTGCTGATATGGAGGTGGTGTGGTTCCATGAGAAACATTCAGGTCTAATTCATCACTATAAAGATAAGCAGAATCAAGTGAAACATCAACTTCCAGAATATAAAGAACGAACGAAATTCCTTCGAGAGAATATTTCCAGTGGGAATGTGGCCCTGAGATTGAGCAACATCCATCCATCTGATGAGGGGAAGTACTTGTGTCGATTTAGAAGCTCCATCTATTCTCATGAAGCAGAATTCCAAGTACTTGTGGCAG GAACAGGTTCAGCCCCTCACATACAAACCAACTTTGAGGGAAGCAAGAGACTTTGGCTGACATGCACATCTGCCGGCTGGTATCCAAAGCCTCAGGCACAATGGAAGAACATTTATGGGATGCCCTTGTTACCAGCCTCAAAAATCATTAAGCAGCAGGACAATGGGCTGTTCTCTGTAGAAATGTCAATCATGTTGCAAGccactttaaaagaaaacatcTCTTGCTTCATTTGGAACCCCCTCCTCAAGCAAGGGAAGGAAGCACAGGTTTTTTGGGCAG ATGCTCCAGAGACCTCTTCTGGGATAATCATACCATTTTTTTGGGTGTTTGTGGTTGCAGTTTTCCTCTTCTTCACCAATTACAAGGACATTCTAACAAAAATCAGAG gCTATCCAAGCCAGGCCAGGAGACTATTGGAAAGAGCAGAATGGAATGGCACATCTCTCCTACGCACACAGGAGCAGGCTAGTACAGGAGATATGCAAAAGGAGCAAGGAGAAATAGcatctgtctctcttctctcccatcatGAAGAGATCCAACAAGGAGACCAAAAGGAAGTGGAATTGAAGAGAGCAG aCTTACGAATTGCCCGGAAACACAGAG TGGATATCACTTTGGATGCGGACACAGCTCATCCTTACCTCCTTCCTCGAAAGGATGGCAAAAGTGTCTTTGCCTGTTCTCAGAAGCTAAAGAAGCCCAGGTGTGCTAAGCGCTTTGAAACCCTCCTCTGTGTGCTGGGCAATGAGAAATTCACTTCAGGGCAATTCTACTGGGAGGTGCAAGtagaaaataagatgaaatggACTTTGGGACTCTGTAAGGACTCAGTCTGCAGAAAAGGGGAGGTCCAGATCACACCAGAAGCTGGGTTCTGGACTATCTCTCTGAAGAAAGGGAATGAGTATTGGGCCCTCTCTGACTGTAGGACCCGTCTCCAATTGGTTGTGGCCCCCAAGACTGTGGGGATTTTCCTGGATTATGAAGGTGGCTGGATCTCATTCTACAATGTGACTGATGATACCCACATCTACACCTTCCAGGACACCTTTAATGAGGCCCTACGACCATGCATCTGCCCTGGTCCCCTTTCTTTATGGGAAAACATTGTCCCTATCACCATTCCATCCCAAAGGCAAGAAAGTATCAAGCCTGCCAAACTTCCTAAAACCACAGGAGAACCTGGAAATTGTTTTGAGTAA
- the LOC140524287 gene encoding butyrophilin subfamily 1 member A1-like isoform X3, whose protein sequence is MNENSEGLSDWSKVPLGATGKAGIPKVELHKMISLSPREVALILLFQLPWLLSDFFHLRKYFCDTFGQRGTFICLKYGSSVSSGSKGEFTVLGPQEPITALVGGETTFHCRLCPQKDAADMEVVWFHEKHSGLIHHYKDKQNQVKHQLPEYKERTKFLRENISSGNVALRLSNIHPSDEGKYLCRFRSSIYSHEAEFQVLVAGTGSAPHIQTNFEGSKRLWLTCTSAGWYPKPQAQWKNIYGMPLLPASKIIKQQDNGLFSVEMSIMLQATLKENISCFIWNPLLKQGKEAQVFWADTFNDRLGTFKDELGYPSQARRLLERAEWNGTSLLRTQEQASTGDMQKEQGEIASVSLLSHHEEIQQGDQKEVELKRADLRIARKHRVDITLDADTAHPYLLPRKDGKSVFACSQKLKKPRCAKRFETLLCVLGNEKFTSGQFYWEVQVENKMKWTLGLCKDSVCRKGEVQITPEAGFWTISLKKGNEYWALSDCRTRLQLVVAPKTVGIFLDYEGGWISFYNVTDDTHIYTFQDTFNEALRPCICPGPLSLWENIVPITIPSQRQESIKPAKLPKTTGEPGNCFE, encoded by the exons atgaatgaaaattcagaagggttaagtgattggtCCAAAGTCCCACTGGGAGCAACTGGAAAAGCTGGAATTCCCAAAGTGGAACTGCACAagatgatttctctctctcctaggGAAGTGGCCCTTATTCTCCTGTTCCAGCTCCCCTGGCTTCTCTCAG ATTTTTTCCACCTCAGAAAGTACTTCTGTGACACTTTTGGTCAACGTGGGACTTTTATCTGCTTGAAATATGGAAGTAGCGTTTCTTCTGGATCAAAAG GAGAGTTCACTGTTTTGGGACCACAAGAGCCAATCACAGCCCTGGTGGGTGGAGAGACTACATTCCACTGCCGCCTCTGTCCCCAGAAGGATGCTGCTGATATGGAGGTGGTGTGGTTCCATGAGAAACATTCAGGTCTAATTCATCACTATAAAGATAAGCAGAATCAAGTGAAACATCAACTTCCAGAATATAAAGAACGAACGAAATTCCTTCGAGAGAATATTTCCAGTGGGAATGTGGCCCTGAGATTGAGCAACATCCATCCATCTGATGAGGGGAAGTACTTGTGTCGATTTAGAAGCTCCATCTATTCTCATGAAGCAGAATTCCAAGTACTTGTGGCAG GAACAGGTTCAGCCCCTCACATACAAACCAACTTTGAGGGAAGCAAGAGACTTTGGCTGACATGCACATCTGCCGGCTGGTATCCAAAGCCTCAGGCACAATGGAAGAACATTTATGGGATGCCCTTGTTACCAGCCTCAAAAATCATTAAGCAGCAGGACAATGGGCTGTTCTCTGTAGAAATGTCAATCATGTTGCAAGccactttaaaagaaaacatcTCTTGCTTCATTTGGAACCCCCTCCTCAAGCAAGGGAAGGAAGCACAGGTTTTTTGGGCAG ATACTTTTAATGACAGACTTG gCACTTTTAAAGACGAGCTTG gCTATCCAAGCCAGGCCAGGAGACTATTGGAAAGAGCAGAATGGAATGGCACATCTCTCCTACGCACACAGGAGCAGGCTAGTACAGGAGATATGCAAAAGGAGCAAGGAGAAATAGcatctgtctctcttctctcccatcatGAAGAGATCCAACAAGGAGACCAAAAGGAAGTGGAATTGAAGAGAGCAG aCTTACGAATTGCCCGGAAACACAGAG TGGATATCACTTTGGATGCGGACACAGCTCATCCTTACCTCCTTCCTCGAAAGGATGGCAAAAGTGTCTTTGCCTGTTCTCAGAAGCTAAAGAAGCCCAGGTGTGCTAAGCGCTTTGAAACCCTCCTCTGTGTGCTGGGCAATGAGAAATTCACTTCAGGGCAATTCTACTGGGAGGTGCAAGtagaaaataagatgaaatggACTTTGGGACTCTGTAAGGACTCAGTCTGCAGAAAAGGGGAGGTCCAGATCACACCAGAAGCTGGGTTCTGGACTATCTCTCTGAAGAAAGGGAATGAGTATTGGGCCCTCTCTGACTGTAGGACCCGTCTCCAATTGGTTGTGGCCCCCAAGACTGTGGGGATTTTCCTGGATTATGAAGGTGGCTGGATCTCATTCTACAATGTGACTGATGATACCCACATCTACACCTTCCAGGACACCTTTAATGAGGCCCTACGACCATGCATCTGCCCTGGTCCCCTTTCTTTATGGGAAAACATTGTCCCTATCACCATTCCATCCCAAAGGCAAGAAAGTATCAAGCCTGCCAAACTTCCTAAAACCACAGGAGAACCTGGAAATTGTTTTGAGTAA
- the LOC140524287 gene encoding butyrophilin subfamily 1 member A1-like isoform X1, with translation MNENSEGLSDWSKVPLGATGKAGIPKVELHKMISLSPREVALILLFQLPWLLSDFFHLRKYFCDTFGQRGTFICLKYGSSVSSGSKGEFTVLGPQEPITALVGGETTFHCRLCPQKDAADMEVVWFHEKHSGLIHHYKDKQNQVKHQLPEYKERTKFLRENISSGNVALRLSNIHPSDEGKYLCRFRSSIYSHEAEFQVLVAGTGSAPHIQTNFEGSKRLWLTCTSAGWYPKPQAQWKNIYGMPLLPASKIIKQQDNGLFSVEMSIMLQATLKENISCFIWNPLLKQGKEAQVFWADAPETSSGIIIPFFWVFVVAVFLFFTNYKDILTKIRDTFNDRLGTFKDELGYPSQARRLLERAEWNGTSLLRTQEQASTGDMQKEQGEIASVSLLSHHEEIQQGDQKEVELKRADLRIARKHRVDITLDADTAHPYLLPRKDGKSVFACSQKLKKPRCAKRFETLLCVLGNEKFTSGQFYWEVQVENKMKWTLGLCKDSVCRKGEVQITPEAGFWTISLKKGNEYWALSDCRTRLQLVVAPKTVGIFLDYEGGWISFYNVTDDTHIYTFQDTFNEALRPCICPGPLSLWENIVPITIPSQRQESIKPAKLPKTTGEPGNCFE, from the exons atgaatgaaaattcagaagggttaagtgattggtCCAAAGTCCCACTGGGAGCAACTGGAAAAGCTGGAATTCCCAAAGTGGAACTGCACAagatgatttctctctctcctaggGAAGTGGCCCTTATTCTCCTGTTCCAGCTCCCCTGGCTTCTCTCAG ATTTTTTCCACCTCAGAAAGTACTTCTGTGACACTTTTGGTCAACGTGGGACTTTTATCTGCTTGAAATATGGAAGTAGCGTTTCTTCTGGATCAAAAG GAGAGTTCACTGTTTTGGGACCACAAGAGCCAATCACAGCCCTGGTGGGTGGAGAGACTACATTCCACTGCCGCCTCTGTCCCCAGAAGGATGCTGCTGATATGGAGGTGGTGTGGTTCCATGAGAAACATTCAGGTCTAATTCATCACTATAAAGATAAGCAGAATCAAGTGAAACATCAACTTCCAGAATATAAAGAACGAACGAAATTCCTTCGAGAGAATATTTCCAGTGGGAATGTGGCCCTGAGATTGAGCAACATCCATCCATCTGATGAGGGGAAGTACTTGTGTCGATTTAGAAGCTCCATCTATTCTCATGAAGCAGAATTCCAAGTACTTGTGGCAG GAACAGGTTCAGCCCCTCACATACAAACCAACTTTGAGGGAAGCAAGAGACTTTGGCTGACATGCACATCTGCCGGCTGGTATCCAAAGCCTCAGGCACAATGGAAGAACATTTATGGGATGCCCTTGTTACCAGCCTCAAAAATCATTAAGCAGCAGGACAATGGGCTGTTCTCTGTAGAAATGTCAATCATGTTGCAAGccactttaaaagaaaacatcTCTTGCTTCATTTGGAACCCCCTCCTCAAGCAAGGGAAGGAAGCACAGGTTTTTTGGGCAG ATGCTCCAGAGACCTCTTCTGGGATAATCATACCATTTTTTTGGGTGTTTGTGGTTGCAGTTTTCCTCTTCTTCACCAATTACAAGGACATTCTAACAAAAATCAGAG ATACTTTTAATGACAGACTTG gCACTTTTAAAGACGAGCTTG gCTATCCAAGCCAGGCCAGGAGACTATTGGAAAGAGCAGAATGGAATGGCACATCTCTCCTACGCACACAGGAGCAGGCTAGTACAGGAGATATGCAAAAGGAGCAAGGAGAAATAGcatctgtctctcttctctcccatcatGAAGAGATCCAACAAGGAGACCAAAAGGAAGTGGAATTGAAGAGAGCAG aCTTACGAATTGCCCGGAAACACAGAG TGGATATCACTTTGGATGCGGACACAGCTCATCCTTACCTCCTTCCTCGAAAGGATGGCAAAAGTGTCTTTGCCTGTTCTCAGAAGCTAAAGAAGCCCAGGTGTGCTAAGCGCTTTGAAACCCTCCTCTGTGTGCTGGGCAATGAGAAATTCACTTCAGGGCAATTCTACTGGGAGGTGCAAGtagaaaataagatgaaatggACTTTGGGACTCTGTAAGGACTCAGTCTGCAGAAAAGGGGAGGTCCAGATCACACCAGAAGCTGGGTTCTGGACTATCTCTCTGAAGAAAGGGAATGAGTATTGGGCCCTCTCTGACTGTAGGACCCGTCTCCAATTGGTTGTGGCCCCCAAGACTGTGGGGATTTTCCTGGATTATGAAGGTGGCTGGATCTCATTCTACAATGTGACTGATGATACCCACATCTACACCTTCCAGGACACCTTTAATGAGGCCCTACGACCATGCATCTGCCCTGGTCCCCTTTCTTTATGGGAAAACATTGTCCCTATCACCATTCCATCCCAAAGGCAAGAAAGTATCAAGCCTGCCAAACTTCCTAAAACCACAGGAGAACCTGGAAATTGTTTTGAGTAA